One segment of Streptomyces sp. YIM 121038 DNA contains the following:
- a CDS encoding allophanate hydrolase subunit 1, protein MTVLPMGERALLVELSDGSAAEALHAELLRRRAAGELTVREIVPAARTVLLDGLDAPQRLAARLPSWEIPPLSPRARDVLELPVRYDGPDLADVAALWGVPVREVPRIHAAAEFRVAFCGFAPGFGYLTGLGGLPDVPRRATPRTAVPAGSVGLAGPYTGVYPRTSPGGWQLIGTTEAVLWDDARAPAALLTPGARVRFVPEGR, encoded by the coding sequence ATGACGGTGCTGCCGATGGGCGAACGGGCGCTGCTCGTCGAACTGTCCGACGGAAGCGCAGCCGAGGCCCTGCACGCCGAGCTGCTGCGCCGCCGCGCCGCCGGGGAGCTCACGGTGCGGGAGATCGTCCCCGCGGCCCGTACGGTGCTGCTCGACGGCCTCGACGCCCCCCAGCGGCTCGCCGCCCGCCTGCCTTCCTGGGAGATCCCGCCGCTGTCCCCCCGCGCGCGGGACGTCCTCGAACTCCCCGTGCGGTACGACGGCCCCGACCTGGCGGACGTCGCGGCCCTGTGGGGAGTGCCGGTGCGGGAGGTGCCGCGGATCCACGCGGCGGCCGAGTTCCGCGTCGCCTTCTGCGGGTTCGCCCCCGGCTTCGGCTATCTGACCGGCCTCGGCGGGCTGCCCGACGTGCCGCGCCGGGCCACGCCGCGTACGGCGGTGCCCGCGGGCTCCGTGGGCCTCGCGGGGCCCTACACGGGCGTGTACCCCCGTACGTCGCCCGGCGGCTGGCAGCTGATCGGCACCACGGAGGCCGTACTGTGGGACGACGCGCGCGCACCGGCCGCGCTCCTGACACCCGGTGCGCGGGTCCGCTTCGTCCCGGAGGGCCGATGA
- a CDS encoding putative hydro-lyase, whose amino-acid sequence MTPAEARGRFRAGLSVPTAGWAPGHTQANLIAVPADWAYEMLLFCQRNPKPCPVLDVTDAGSWTTPLAPGADLRTDLPRYRVWVRGELVDEPTDVLAHWRDDLVAFLIGCSFTFEWSLAAAGVPLRHIDQGRNVSMYVTDRPCRPAGRLKGPMVVSMRPVPPAHLTAAIEESALLPAVHGSPVHCGDPAGLGIADLGAPDFGDPVDAEPDDIPVFWACGVTPQAAVMASRPPFALTHAPGRMFLTDARDEQYRVA is encoded by the coding sequence GTGACCCCGGCGGAGGCGCGCGGGAGGTTCCGGGCGGGCCTGAGCGTCCCGACGGCGGGCTGGGCCCCGGGGCACACCCAGGCGAACCTGATCGCCGTCCCGGCCGACTGGGCGTACGAGATGCTGCTGTTCTGCCAGCGCAATCCGAAGCCGTGCCCGGTCCTGGACGTCACCGACGCGGGCTCCTGGACCACGCCGCTCGCCCCGGGTGCCGATCTGCGCACGGACCTGCCGCGCTACCGCGTGTGGGTCCGCGGCGAGCTGGTCGACGAGCCCACCGACGTGCTCGCGCACTGGCGCGACGACCTGGTGGCGTTCCTCATCGGGTGCAGCTTCACCTTCGAGTGGTCCCTCGCGGCGGCGGGCGTGCCGCTGCGCCACATCGACCAGGGCCGCAACGTCTCCATGTACGTCACCGACCGCCCGTGCAGGCCCGCGGGGCGCCTGAAGGGACCCATGGTGGTCTCCATGCGCCCGGTCCCGCCCGCGCACCTGACGGCGGCGATCGAGGAGAGCGCCCTGCTGCCCGCGGTGCACGGCTCCCCCGTCCACTGCGGGGACCCGGCCGGGCTCGGCATCGCCGACCTCGGCGCGCCCGACTTCGGCGACCCGGTGGACGCCGAGCCCGACGACATCCCGGTCTTCTGGGCGTGCGGGGTCACGCCGCAGGCCGCCGTGATGGCCTCCCGGCCACCGTTCGCGCTCACGCACGCGCCCGGCCGGATGTTCCTCACCGACGCCCGCGACGAGCAGTACCGCGTGGCCTGA
- a CDS encoding GntR family transcriptional regulator gives MAELTGLADDRALLGRTSTAERVADILRSRIAEGYFPPGTRLSEDSIGGALGVSRNTLREAFRLLTHERLLVHELNRGVFVRVLTVDDVEDIYRIRSLVECAVVRGLGPPPYAVDGLADAVAEGGAAARARDWKGVSTANIHFHRELVALAGSDRTDELMRSVFAELRLAFHVVDDPRRLHEPYLARNRQLLEALQAGTAPEAERLLAEYLDDSRRGLVDTYARRVAEGGLGGR, from the coding sequence ATGGCTGAACTGACGGGTCTCGCCGACGACCGCGCGCTGCTGGGCCGCACCAGCACCGCCGAACGCGTCGCGGACATCCTGCGGAGCCGCATCGCCGAGGGGTACTTCCCTCCCGGAACACGCCTCTCCGAGGACAGCATCGGCGGTGCGCTCGGCGTCTCCCGCAACACCCTGCGCGAGGCCTTCCGGCTCCTCACCCACGAGCGGCTCCTCGTCCACGAGCTCAACCGGGGCGTGTTCGTACGCGTCCTGACCGTCGACGACGTCGAGGACATCTACCGCATCCGGAGCCTGGTCGAGTGCGCCGTCGTCCGCGGCCTCGGACCGCCGCCGTACGCCGTCGACGGACTCGCCGACGCGGTCGCCGAGGGCGGGGCTGCGGCCCGCGCGCGGGACTGGAAGGGCGTGTCCACCGCCAACATCCACTTCCACCGCGAACTGGTCGCGCTCGCCGGCAGCGACCGCACCGACGAGCTGATGCGCAGCGTCTTCGCCGAACTGCGCCTCGCCTTCCACGTGGTGGACGACCCGCGCCGCCTGCACGAGCCCTACCTCGCCCGCAACCGGCAGCTCCTGGAAGCCCTCCAGGCCGGTACCGCGCCCGAGGCCGAGCGGCTGCTCGCCGAGTACCTGGACGACTCGCGCCGCGGCCTGGTCGACACCTACGCGCGCCGGGTGGCGGAGGGCGGGCTCGGCGGGCGCTGA
- a CDS encoding S-(hydroxymethyl)mycothiol dehydrogenase — translation MPHEVRGVVAAKKGAPVEVQTIVVPDPGPGEVLVSVQACGVCHTDLHYREGAVDDGFPFLLGHEAAGTVEAVGEGAEGLRPGDYVVIAWRAPCGACRSCLRGRPWYCFDSRNAAQPMTLLDGTPLTPALGIGAFAQKTLVAAGQAVRVDPAARPEAAGLIGCGVMAGYGAAVHTGGVRRGDTVAVIGCGGVGCAAIAGAALTGARRVIAVDVDDAKLDGATRFGATDTVNSRGTEPVAAVRGLTRGFGVDVAIDAVGIPDTYRQAFYMRDHAGTLVQVGVPDPAMTIELPLIDLFSRGGALKSSWYGDCLPTRDFPILVDEYVRRRLDLGAFVSERIALDQVEAAFDRMRDGTVLRSVVVL, via the coding sequence GTGCCACACGAGGTCCGTGGCGTCGTCGCCGCGAAGAAGGGCGCACCCGTCGAGGTGCAGACGATCGTCGTGCCGGATCCCGGACCGGGAGAGGTACTCGTCTCCGTGCAGGCCTGCGGGGTCTGCCACACCGATCTGCACTACCGGGAGGGCGCGGTGGACGACGGCTTCCCTTTCCTGCTCGGGCACGAGGCCGCCGGAACGGTCGAGGCGGTCGGTGAGGGCGCCGAGGGCCTGCGCCCCGGCGACTACGTGGTCATCGCCTGGCGCGCACCGTGCGGAGCGTGCCGCTCCTGTCTACGGGGCCGCCCCTGGTACTGCTTCGACTCGCGCAACGCGGCCCAGCCCATGACGCTTCTCGACGGCACCCCGCTGACCCCCGCCCTCGGCATCGGCGCGTTCGCGCAGAAGACGCTGGTCGCGGCGGGCCAGGCCGTGAGGGTCGACCCGGCGGCGCGCCCGGAGGCGGCGGGCCTCATCGGCTGCGGTGTGATGGCCGGTTACGGGGCTGCCGTGCACACCGGCGGCGTACGCCGCGGCGACACCGTCGCCGTCATCGGCTGCGGCGGCGTGGGCTGCGCGGCGATCGCCGGGGCCGCGCTCACCGGGGCCAGACGCGTCATCGCGGTCGACGTCGACGACGCGAAGCTCGACGGCGCGACGCGGTTCGGGGCGACGGACACGGTCAACTCCCGCGGCACGGAACCGGTGGCGGCGGTGCGCGGGCTCACCCGCGGCTTCGGCGTCGACGTGGCGATCGACGCGGTGGGCATCCCTGACACCTATCGCCAGGCCTTCTACATGCGCGACCACGCGGGCACCCTCGTCCAGGTCGGCGTGCCCGACCCGGCGATGACCATCGAGCTGCCGCTGATCGACCTCTTCTCACGCGGCGGCGCGCTCAAGTCCTCCTGGTACGGCGACTGTCTGCCCACGCGGGACTTCCCGATCCTCGTCGACGAGTACGTGCGCCGCAGACTGGACCTCGGCGCCTTCGTCAGCGAACGGATCGCCCTCGACCAGGTCGAGGCGGCCTTCGACCGCATGCGGGACGGCACGGTGCTGCGCTCGGTGGTGGTCCTGTGA
- a CDS encoding 5-oxoprolinase subunit PxpA: MTWASIDLNADLGEGFGRWRLTDDEELLSVVTSANVACGFHAGDAATMRRVCERAAERGVRIGAQVSYRDLAGFGRRAMDVPPLELAAEVAYQIGALEVFARAAGTRVSYVKPHGALYNRVVHDAEQAAAVVDGVLLADDRVPVLGLPGSRLLETAEKAGLPVVTEAFADRAYTAGGTLVPRGTDGAVITEADAVVERSVGIALSGTVTAHSGERVPVRARSLCLHGDTPGAVGLARQVRARLEAAGVRVEAFA; encoded by the coding sequence ATGACCTGGGCCTCGATCGACCTCAACGCCGACCTCGGCGAGGGCTTCGGACGCTGGCGGCTCACCGACGACGAGGAGCTGCTGTCCGTGGTCACCAGCGCCAACGTGGCGTGCGGCTTCCACGCGGGCGACGCGGCCACCATGCGGCGCGTGTGCGAGCGGGCGGCCGAGCGGGGCGTGCGGATCGGCGCCCAGGTCTCGTACCGCGACCTGGCGGGCTTCGGGCGGCGCGCGATGGACGTGCCGCCCCTGGAGCTCGCGGCCGAAGTGGCCTACCAGATCGGCGCCCTGGAGGTGTTCGCCCGGGCGGCGGGCACGCGCGTGTCGTACGTGAAGCCGCACGGCGCGCTCTACAACCGGGTGGTCCACGACGCCGAGCAGGCGGCGGCCGTCGTGGACGGGGTGCTGCTCGCCGACGACCGCGTCCCGGTGCTCGGGCTGCCCGGATCGCGCCTCCTGGAGACGGCGGAGAAGGCCGGACTCCCCGTCGTCACCGAGGCGTTCGCCGACCGCGCGTACACCGCCGGGGGAACCCTGGTGCCGCGCGGCACGGACGGCGCCGTCATCACCGAGGCCGACGCCGTCGTGGAGCGGTCCGTCGGGATCGCCCTCTCCGGGACCGTGACCGCGCACAGCGGAGAGCGCGTCCCGGTCCGCGCGCGCTCCTTGTGCCTGCACGGCGACACACCGGGGGCGGTGGGCCTCGCCCGGCAGGTCCGCGCGCGCCTGGAGGCGGCGGGCGTCCGGGTGGAGGCGTTCGCGTGA
- the solA gene encoding N-methyl-L-tryptophan oxidase, with translation MSRTTPTYDVIVIGLGGMGSAAAHHLSARGARVLGLERFGPVHQRGSSHGGSRVTRQSYFEDPAYVPLLLRAYELYEQVERDTGREIAILCGGVMVGRPDGRVVSGARLSAETWGLPHEMLDAREIRRRFPTLTPRADEVALFERRAGLLRPENTVAAHLQLATRQGAELRFEEPVVRWEPYGGGVRVHTPEDTYTAGQLVICPGAWAPDLLADLGVPFTIERQIMYWFQPTGGVGPFLPAHHPIYVWEDPEGVQVYGFPAIDGPELGAKVAFFRKGDACTPETIDRTVHPHEAAAMADHMSRQIPLLPGRLLKAATCMYTTTPDEHFVIARHPAHPESVTVACGFSGHGFKFVPVVGEILADLALDGATAHPVDLFDPRRITGPLPAAAPA, from the coding sequence ATGTCCCGCACCACCCCCACGTACGACGTGATCGTGATCGGCCTGGGCGGCATGGGCAGCGCCGCCGCCCACCACCTGTCCGCGCGCGGGGCCCGCGTCCTCGGCCTGGAGAGGTTCGGCCCCGTGCACCAGCGCGGGTCCAGCCACGGCGGCTCCCGCGTCACGCGCCAGTCGTACTTCGAGGACCCCGCGTACGTACCGCTGCTCCTTCGCGCGTACGAGCTGTACGAGCAGGTGGAGCGGGACACCGGGCGCGAGATCGCGATCCTGTGCGGCGGTGTGATGGTCGGCCGTCCCGACGGGCGGGTCGTCTCCGGGGCGCGGCTGTCCGCCGAGACCTGGGGCCTGCCGCACGAGATGCTCGACGCCCGCGAGATCCGCCGCCGCTTCCCGACGCTCACGCCCCGGGCCGACGAGGTGGCGCTCTTCGAGCGGCGCGCGGGGCTGCTGCGGCCGGAGAACACCGTCGCCGCGCACCTCCAGCTCGCCACCCGGCAGGGCGCCGAGCTGCGCTTCGAGGAGCCGGTCGTCCGGTGGGAGCCGTACGGGGGCGGCGTCCGCGTGCACACGCCCGAGGACACGTACACCGCGGGCCAGTTGGTGATCTGCCCCGGTGCGTGGGCGCCCGACCTGCTCGCGGACCTGGGGGTGCCGTTCACGATCGAGCGGCAGATCATGTACTGGTTCCAGCCGACCGGCGGCGTCGGGCCCTTCCTGCCCGCACACCATCCGATCTACGTGTGGGAGGACCCGGAGGGCGTCCAGGTGTACGGCTTCCCGGCGATCGACGGCCCCGAACTCGGCGCGAAGGTCGCCTTCTTCCGCAAGGGCGACGCCTGCACGCCCGAGACCATCGACCGCACGGTCCACCCGCACGAGGCCGCCGCGATGGCCGACCACATGTCCCGCCAGATCCCCCTGCTTCCCGGGCGCCTGCTCAAGGCCGCGACCTGCATGTACACGACGACACCCGACGAGCACTTCGTCATCGCCCGGCACCCCGCCCACCCGGAGTCGGTGACGGTCGCCTGCGGCTTCTCCGGGCACGGTTTCAAGTTCGTGCCGGTGGTCGGCGAGATCCTCGCCGACCTGGCGCTCGACGGCGCCACCGCGCACCCCGTCGACCTGTTCGACCCGCGCCGGATCACCGGCCCGCTGCCCGCCGCGGCGCCCGCTTAG
- a CDS encoding MFS transporter, with protein MSTTPPPSPISVDGSPGEARPPDDDGAFGWLRALGPRGRRAFTGAFGGYALDSYDYFTLPLTMVALKAYFDLNSGQTGLLTTVTLVVSAVGGAVAGVVADRIGRVKALMITVVTYAVFTVACGFAPNYETLLLFRALQGLGFGGEWAVGAILVAEYASAKNRGRTLGAIQSAWAVGWGLAAIVYTLVFQFLDDDVAWRVMFWTGALPALLVVYVRRNVHDAPEAAAAREKSTDKGSFTAIFKPDLLRVTCFAVLLSTGVQGGYYTLATWVPTYLKDDRGLTVVGTGGYLTFLISGAFLGYLTGGYLTDKLGRKRNITLFAFLSAASIVAYTNIPDGANGLLLVLGFPLGFCMSAIFSGFGSFLSELYPAAVRGTGQGFTYNTGRAIGAVFPTTVGFLADSWGTGGALIFGAFGYALAVVALLGLPETRGRELL; from the coding sequence ATGAGCACGACCCCACCGCCCTCCCCGATATCCGTCGACGGCTCCCCCGGCGAGGCCCGGCCCCCCGACGACGACGGCGCGTTCGGCTGGCTGCGCGCGCTCGGCCCGCGCGGCCGCCGCGCCTTCACCGGCGCCTTCGGCGGGTACGCGCTCGACTCCTACGACTACTTCACGCTGCCGCTGACGATGGTCGCCCTCAAGGCGTACTTCGACCTGAACAGCGGCCAGACCGGCCTGCTCACCACCGTCACGCTGGTCGTGTCCGCCGTGGGCGGCGCCGTCGCGGGCGTCGTCGCCGACCGCATCGGGCGTGTGAAGGCCCTGATGATCACGGTGGTCACCTACGCGGTGTTCACCGTCGCCTGCGGCTTCGCGCCCAACTACGAGACCCTGCTGCTCTTCCGCGCCCTCCAGGGCCTCGGTTTCGGCGGTGAGTGGGCGGTCGGCGCCATCCTGGTCGCCGAGTACGCGAGCGCCAAGAACCGCGGCCGCACGCTCGGCGCGATCCAGAGCGCCTGGGCGGTGGGCTGGGGCCTCGCCGCGATCGTGTACACCCTGGTCTTCCAGTTCCTGGACGACGACGTCGCCTGGCGCGTGATGTTCTGGACGGGCGCCCTGCCCGCGCTGCTCGTGGTCTACGTACGCCGCAACGTCCACGACGCCCCGGAGGCGGCCGCCGCGCGCGAGAAGAGCACCGACAAGGGCTCCTTCACGGCCATCTTCAAGCCGGACCTGCTGCGCGTCACGTGCTTCGCGGTCCTGCTGTCCACCGGCGTCCAGGGCGGCTACTACACGCTCGCCACCTGGGTTCCCACCTACCTCAAGGACGACCGCGGCCTCACGGTCGTCGGCACCGGCGGGTATCTGACGTTCCTGATCTCGGGCGCCTTCCTCGGCTATCTGACCGGCGGGTACCTCACCGACAAACTGGGCCGCAAGCGGAACATCACCCTGTTCGCCTTCCTCTCCGCGGCCAGCATCGTCGCCTACACGAACATCCCCGACGGCGCCAACGGCCTTCTCCTGGTGCTCGGTTTCCCGCTGGGCTTCTGCATGTCGGCCATCTTCAGCGGCTTCGGTTCGTTCCTCAGCGAGCTGTACCCGGCCGCCGTGCGCGGCACCGGACAGGGCTTCACGTACAACACCGGGCGCGCGATCGGTGCCGTGTTCCCCACCACGGTGGGCTTCCTGGCGGACAGCTGGGGCACGGGCGGCGCACTGATCTTCGGCGCGTTCGGGTACGCCCTCGCCGTCGTCGCCCTGCTGGGCCTGCCGGAGACGCGCGGCAGGGAGCTGCTGTGA
- a CDS encoding FAD-dependent oxidoreductase, whose product MIGAGIVGCSLADELTARGWSDVTVLEQGPLPAPGGSTSHAPGLVFQTSPSKTLSDFAAYTVRKFTSLTVDGLSCFHPVGGLELATTPERWADLRRKAGLAASWGIRARLVGPERCAALWPLLDSGQVIGGLHTPDDGLARAVPACRAQLDRAARRGARFLDRHTVTGIERADGRVTGVVTDRGALPADHVVSAAGFWGPVIGRMAGVDVPLLPLAHQYAKTRPLPELAGVNDPRTEASRPILRFQDRDLYFREHTDRIGIGSYAHRPLLVDPFTVDSYGEAAGRRGRTVPVMPSVLPFTEEDFAPSWQDCCGLLPALKESAVDEGFNGVFSFTPDGMPLLGPSPALRGFWLAEAVWVTHSAGVAKAVAEWMVDGRPSTDVHDCDLTRFEDAQRSPAYVARRGAQQFVEVYDVIHPQQPIDQPRPLRVSPFYARQLELGAVFLEGGGWERPHWYEANAPLTAGLELPARDAWSARHWSPVAAAEARATRERVALYDMTPLRRLEVTGPGALAFLQRMTTNNLHKKPGSVTYTLLLDEAGGIRSDLTVARLAPDHFQVGANSPADLTWLLWHAPGDVHIREITQGTCCVGVWGPRARALVQPLTRDDFSHRAFGYFKARRTHIGDVPVTALRLSYVGELGWELYTTADLGLRLWDTLWEAGRDLGVVAAGRSAFTSLRLEKGYRAWGQDMTTEHDPYEAGLGFAVRQDKGDFVGRAALRRRAPDPTAAPAPGTSTSTSTSTSTSTRRLTPLLLDDPAAVVLGKEPVYVQAAPAGYVTSAAYGYTLGRCVAYAWLPPLPARTPVHIEYFGERLPATVADEPLFDPEMTRIRC is encoded by the coding sequence ATCATCGGCGCCGGAATCGTCGGCTGCTCGCTCGCCGACGAGCTCACCGCGCGCGGCTGGAGCGACGTCACCGTCCTCGAACAGGGGCCGCTGCCCGCCCCGGGCGGCTCCACGTCGCACGCGCCCGGGCTCGTCTTCCAGACCAGCCCGTCCAAGACGCTGAGCGACTTCGCCGCCTACACCGTGCGGAAGTTCACCTCCCTGACCGTCGACGGGCTTTCCTGCTTCCACCCGGTCGGCGGCCTGGAGCTCGCCACCACGCCCGAGCGCTGGGCCGATCTGCGCCGCAAGGCCGGGCTCGCCGCGTCCTGGGGCATCCGCGCGCGGCTCGTCGGGCCCGAGCGGTGCGCCGCGCTGTGGCCGCTGCTCGACAGCGGGCAGGTCATCGGCGGGCTGCACACGCCCGACGACGGGCTCGCCCGGGCCGTGCCCGCCTGCCGCGCGCAGCTCGACCGGGCCGCCCGGCGCGGTGCCCGCTTCCTCGACCGGCACACCGTGACCGGCATCGAGCGCGCCGACGGCCGGGTCACCGGCGTGGTCACGGACCGCGGCGCCCTCCCCGCCGACCACGTGGTGTCGGCCGCGGGCTTCTGGGGCCCTGTGATCGGACGGATGGCGGGCGTCGACGTGCCGCTGCTGCCGCTCGCCCACCAGTACGCGAAGACGCGCCCGCTGCCCGAGCTCGCGGGCGTCAACGACCCGCGCACGGAGGCCTCCCGGCCCATCCTCCGGTTCCAGGACAGGGACCTGTACTTCCGCGAGCACACCGACCGCATCGGCATCGGCTCGTACGCCCACCGGCCGCTGCTCGTCGATCCGTTCACGGTCGACTCGTACGGGGAGGCCGCCGGGCGGCGCGGGCGTACCGTGCCCGTGATGCCGTCGGTGCTCCCCTTCACCGAGGAGGACTTCGCACCGAGCTGGCAGGACTGCTGCGGTCTGCTGCCCGCGCTCAAGGAGTCGGCGGTCGACGAGGGCTTCAACGGCGTCTTCTCCTTCACTCCGGACGGCATGCCCCTGCTCGGCCCGTCCCCGGCGCTGCGCGGCTTCTGGCTCGCCGAGGCCGTGTGGGTCACGCACTCGGCGGGCGTCGCCAAGGCGGTCGCCGAGTGGATGGTCGACGGCAGGCCCTCGACGGACGTCCACGACTGCGACCTGACGCGCTTCGAGGACGCGCAGCGCTCCCCCGCGTACGTCGCGCGGCGCGGCGCCCAGCAGTTCGTCGAGGTCTACGACGTGATCCACCCGCAGCAGCCGATCGACCAGCCACGGCCGCTGCGCGTCAGCCCCTTCTACGCCCGCCAGCTCGAACTGGGGGCGGTGTTCCTGGAGGGCGGCGGCTGGGAGCGCCCGCACTGGTACGAGGCGAACGCGCCGCTCACCGCGGGCCTGGAACTGCCCGCGCGGGACGCCTGGTCCGCCCGCCACTGGTCACCGGTCGCCGCCGCCGAGGCACGGGCGACACGCGAACGGGTCGCGCTGTACGACATGACGCCGCTGCGCCGCCTGGAGGTCACGGGGCCCGGCGCCCTGGCCTTCCTGCAGCGCATGACCACCAACAACCTTCACAAGAAGCCCGGTTCGGTCACCTACACCCTCCTTCTCGACGAGGCGGGCGGCATCCGCTCCGACCTGACCGTGGCACGGCTCGCCCCCGACCACTTCCAAGTCGGCGCCAACTCCCCCGCCGATCTCACCTGGCTACTGTGGCACGCGCCGGGCGACGTCCACATCAGGGAGATCACCCAGGGGACGTGCTGCGTCGGCGTCTGGGGTCCGCGCGCCCGCGCGCTGGTGCAGCCGCTCACCCGCGACGACTTCTCGCACCGGGCCTTCGGCTACTTCAAGGCCCGGCGGACGCACATCGGCGACGTCCCGGTGACGGCCCTGCGCCTGAGCTACGTCGGGGAGCTCGGCTGGGAGCTGTACACCACCGCCGACCTGGGCCTGCGCCTGTGGGACACGCTGTGGGAAGCGGGCCGGGACCTCGGCGTCGTCGCGGCCGGGCGGTCCGCCTTCACCAGCCTGCGCCTGGAGAAGGGCTACCGCGCCTGGGGCCAGGACATGACCACCGAGCACGACCCCTACGAGGCCGGGCTCGGCTTCGCCGTACGCCAGGACAAGGGCGACTTCGTCGGCCGCGCGGCCCTGCGACGGCGCGCCCCCGACCCCACCGCCGCCCCCGCCCCCGGCACCAGCACCAGCACCAGCACCAGCACCAGCACCAGCACCCGAAGGCTGACCCCCCTACTCCTCGACGACCCGGCCGCAGTCGTCCTCGGCAAGGAGCCCGTGTACGTCCAGGCGGCCCCGGCCGGATACGTCACCAGCGCCGCGTACGGCTACACGCTGGGCCGCTGCGTCGCCTACGCCTGGCTGCCGCCGCTGCCCGCCCGAACCCCCGTCCACATCGAGTACTTCGGCGAGCGCCTGCCCGCGACGGTCGCCGACGAACCCCTCTTCGACCCCGAGATGACCCGGATCCGCTGCTAG
- a CDS encoding aromatic ring-hydroxylating dioxygenase subunit alpha, producing MTTQVSRSLIATLPGRSYTDPEVFAREQERVFEALWVCAVRAADLDRPGAYRTVQVGRESVLVTRARDGGLRAFLNVCRHRGARLCADDAGEVRRGLRCPYHAWTYDLDGRLVAAPNLTGMPDVDRTAYGLVTVALREWLGYAWVCLADEPPSFEETVVGDVTARLGDPAAVERYRPQDLALGRRVRYDVRANWKLIVENFMECYHCATIHPELTDVLPEFTDGFAAQYYVGHGAAFGDEVRGFTVDGSAGFGRLPGVADEQDRRYYAITVRPTAFVNLVPDHVILHRMVPLAADRTVVECDWLYAPDVVARGADLSKSVELFHRVNEQDFAACERTQPAMSSRAYRHGGVLVPTEHHIGEFHAWVTRRLA from the coding sequence GTGACGACCCAGGTGTCCAGGAGCCTCATCGCGACCCTGCCCGGCCGCTCGTACACCGACCCCGAGGTGTTCGCGCGCGAGCAGGAGCGCGTCTTCGAGGCGCTGTGGGTGTGCGCCGTACGCGCCGCCGACCTCGACAGGCCCGGCGCGTACCGCACCGTCCAGGTCGGCCGCGAGAGCGTCCTGGTCACCCGTGCCCGCGACGGCGGACTGCGCGCCTTCCTCAACGTCTGCCGCCACCGGGGCGCCCGGCTGTGCGCCGACGACGCGGGCGAGGTGCGGCGCGGACTGCGGTGCCCGTACCACGCCTGGACGTACGACCTGGACGGACGGCTCGTCGCGGCGCCGAACCTCACCGGGATGCCCGACGTCGACCGGACCGCGTACGGCCTGGTGACGGTGGCGCTGCGGGAGTGGCTCGGCTACGCCTGGGTGTGTCTGGCCGACGAGCCGCCGTCCTTCGAGGAGACCGTGGTCGGCGACGTCACCGCGCGCCTGGGCGACCCGGCGGCCGTCGAGCGCTACCGCCCCCAGGACCTGGCCCTCGGGCGCCGGGTGCGCTACGACGTGCGCGCCAACTGGAAGCTGATCGTCGAGAACTTCATGGAGTGCTACCACTGCGCGACCATCCACCCCGAACTGACCGACGTCCTGCCGGAGTTCACGGACGGCTTCGCCGCGCAGTACTACGTCGGGCACGGCGCGGCCTTCGGCGACGAGGTGCGCGGCTTCACCGTCGACGGCAGCGCGGGCTTCGGGCGCCTCCCGGGGGTCGCCGACGAGCAGGACCGCCGCTACTACGCGATCACCGTCAGGCCGACGGCGTTCGTGAACCTCGTACCGGACCACGTGATCCTGCACCGCATGGTCCCGCTGGCCGCGGACCGCACGGTCGTCGAGTGCGACTGGCTGTACGCACCCGACGTCGTGGCCCGCGGGGCCGATCTGTCGAAGTCCGTGGAGCTCTTCCACCGGGTCAACGAGCAGGACTTCGCGGCGTGCGAGCGGACCCAGCCCGCGATGAGCTCCCGCGCCTACCGGCACGGCGGGGTGCTCGTGCCGACCGAGCACCACATCGGGGAGTTCCACGCCTGGGTGACCCGACGGCTCGCCTGA